The Coleofasciculus sp. FACHB-T130 genome contains the following window.
GAAGAAGCTGCTGATATCAAGAAGCAGTTGGAAGAAGCTGGTGCGAAGGTAGCAGTTAAGTAAAAGGCTAATGGCTAATGGTTTTTTTCAATGAGCCATTAGCCATTCAGTAGGCGGGATTAATTATTTGTAGGATGGGTTAGCGATCGCGTAACTCATGCAGATTTGGGGTTTCCTTGCGTTTTTCCAGCTAACCTACGAAAATCTACGAAAATCTTCAATTTAATTGCATCCGCCTACTTAGCAAAAAATCACCGAATAGAAATGAAGTAATTTCCTGAAGCTAAACAGGAATTACGATTCAGGAGTCTAAAGAAGGCTCCTTTTTTTTTGAGGTGATTTTTTAGGTAATCTAATCCCTCTTTTGTTCCTAGGGGGAATTCCGGGCGACCATGCGATCGAAGACTAAACGAGACATTTTGGGAAAAATTGTCTTATTTTGGGCGTAGGCGGCATCGTCACCAAAGACTGTCAAAATATAAACGGTGCTACCATCTCTGGTTGCGACGAATGCCGCTTCTTGGCGCGAAAAAGAAGTCCAACCCGCCTTTGAGTAAAAATCAATATCCACATCAGACAAAGCCTCGCCAAAAAATTCCTGGATGGGGTTGAAGTCACCCCAGGTTTTTGACTCTTGCGTTCTCATTTCTGGGCGCAAATCTCTTCTTAGCCATCCGCACATTTTTTCGCTAGCGGCTGAGGAAACAGCCTGTCCAGTTCCACACATTTCGTACAAGAGCCTAGCTGCCTGATCGGTTGTTATCTTATTCCGAATGGGGTCTTTGGGAGCGCCTCGCATTTGCAAATCAATCTCTAGAGGCTCTGGAAGTCTTAGATAGGGAACTGGAAAAGTTTTTTGGCTAATATTAATGCCTTTGTAGCCTGCTCCTCTAAAAAATTGATTCACTTGTTGACGTTTATCTAGCCATATTTTAAACTCTTCATCATTTTCTATTTTCGATCTAGATTGCGTATCTGTTAACAGGTCAAGGATGAAGCTAGCTGCCTCGTTATCAGACTCCTTGATCATCTTGGACACATATAAAGAAAATGCACCTTCGTCTGCCCAAATCCCGTTTTCTATCTGAGCATAGAGAGCTACCATCCAAAACATTTTGATGACGCTAGCAGGATATCTCAATGTATCTTGTTTATATCCGGCAATTTCACCTGTTTTAACGTTGATTAAGGTAATAGATAAAGGCTTTATAGGTAAGTCTTTCTCGGTCGCCAATTTAACAACATCATCAACAATTTCTTCCAACTCCTGACTTTGTTTAAAGTTTGGCGGAGTCTTGACATTGTAGACAAGTTGTGAAGGATTGCGTCCGGGGAGGCGAGATGGAAGAGGTAATAATGCAGTTTTAGCCCAAGGGGGAAGTACCGGCAAGGTAGAATTTAGTTGCTCGGATACGACTGCTGGACGCTGAGTTACCAACCGATTTAACCTTAACCCACAAGTTGTAAAGATTGTAGCGGAGGCGATCGCTAAAGCCGCAAATCGCAGCCGTCGCACCCGTCTCTTGACTTGATGGGCACGAGCTGCACGTCTGGCTTTAAATTTGGCAATTTGTTGGGCACGTTTATTCGGTTTTGGTTGTGGTTGCTGACCCACGAGCTGCACCTTATGGTTTTTAAGTTTTCCTGATTTCTCGTTTTAAATAATTTTCAAGGAACTGCACGGGGAGTTATTGAATTTCTCTGATCGTTTTGTATTCAAGGATTTTCCATTTGCTGTCTACTGATTGCAAAGTGTATCGCACCAACCGAGTTTTGAAGTCAGTTTCGTTGGGGTCGATATTACCGTTTTTATAGAGAGTACGTTCTTCAGTTACCCTGATTTCGATAGTTGCGCGATCGCCATCTACGGTAAATTTTTCAATATCTCCAACTTTTTGAACGCCGTACTGGTAGTAAGCATTGTTATTCTCTAGCCAAGCCATTGAGCCGCCCTCTCCAACGGTATTCTCATAGAGTTGTCCCGTGGTCAGTTCGGCAGCAAGTTCGCGATTAAAGGGGGGAGCGAATATTTTTCGCTTGCTGTTTACCCACCGATTAATTAACGTGACGGCTTCTTGTTGAGCTTGCTGAGTATTTTCTAGATTGGGAGGTCGGTTCGTTAAAAAACTTGGTAACTTTCCAGTTTTGAATAAAATACCACCCAGAATTACTATCCCGATCGCACTGCCTAAAATCACAGCCTTCTGCCAATCTCTTGAATCGGAGATAGTTCTGGTGGCAACAGGTTGGGAGGATGACACCGCAGTGGTTTGTAAAGAAGCAACTTCAGGAGGGTAAGAAGGCACCGTGGATGGCTGATAGGTGTTTTCTGGAGGTGGAGAAACGACTAGCGGGGGAATGTAAGGAACCGTGGGGGGAATTGGAGAGACTGGAGTTTGTAAAGCATCGAGCATTTCTTGGACATTTTTATAGCGATCGCTCGGATGAGACTGAATCGCCTTATCCAGCACCGCTAGCAAACTGGCGCTAACATTCAAAGCATACTGACGCCACAGAATCTCGCCGCTGTCACGATCGATATTTAGGGATTGAGGAAGTTTGCCGGTTAATAGATAAATCGCCGTCAAACCCAAACTATACAAGTCACTCGAAAAAAGTGGGCGTCCGATTGCCTGTTCGCTGGGCATAAATCCAGGCGTCCCAATTACAATTGAGCTGATAGTACGCCCCTCAGAATTGACGATGGTGCCCATCGTTTCTTTCACCGCGCCGAAATCAATCAAGACGGGTTTGGTATCCCGTTTTCGCACAATCACGTTGGCTGGCTTAATATCTCGATGGACAATCCCCTTGTGATGCACGTAATCTAGGACAGGTAACAGATTTACCAAAATTTCCCGCACCGAATTCTCGCTGAGAGATCCCTGCTGTTGCACCATTTGAGCCAGCGTTTCCCCTTCAATCCATTCCTGAACTAGGTAGAATTGATCGCCAGCCGCAAAGTAAGCATACAGCCGGGGAATCTGGTGATTGCCTTCGCCCAACTCTTCTAAAATGGCGGCTTCGCGTTGGAATCGATCTTTAATTAGCTGGTAAACCTGGGGATTATTCGTCACCGGCTTGAGTAGCTTAATGACGCACCGGCGGCCCGAAGGCATATGGATATCTTCTGCTAGAAAGGTTTCGCCAAACCCTCCAGCGCCCAGCGTCTGAATTATGCGATAGCGATTGTCCAACAGCGTTGGCATCATTGGCCTTCACCGCGTAAGGTTTTCTTTAGAAGATAACATCAGGTATTCAGGACATTTCTAGCAGTTTCAGCAAAATTTACCAATAGTTAAAGAAGGATAAAGAAGGAGAAACCTCGGAAAGGTTTCATTTTCCTAAAAAAAGTTACCCACTTTTAGAGAATGCAATGACCACCCAGCCAGGGCAGCGGACTGTTATCAGCACCAATCCCTATTTGGTGCTAAATAATCAGGGGCAGATTTTACCACCCTTGGAACTGACAGCAGACCGACACATACTGGGACGCGATCGCGCTTTCGCCGATCTAATTGTTCCAGATGATTGGCGCGTCATCTCCGCTTGCCAAGCCGTCTTACATAGAGATGGGGATGACTATTACATTTATGACGGCGATGGACGCAAACCCAGTACCAATAAGTTGTTTGTAGATCACCGATTGATTACGCCCACAGAAGGCTATCGCCTGGAAAATGGCATTGAAATTCAAATTGGTCAAAATCCCCAGAATTTAATTCAGCTGAGGTATTTCAATCCCTCCAGCGCCAAAATGCTGACGCCACCGCGTCCCGTCTCGCTGAAAAATCGGTCGGTGGAAATCGGACGCGACGCCAATGCCACGATGCAGTTAGATTCGCCCATCGTTTCTCGGCGTCACGCCACGATTGATACGGACTCTCAGGGGCGCTACATCCTGCAAGATCGCAGTACCAACGGCGTTTTTATAAACGGGCAACGAGTCACGGGTTCTGCTGTCCTGTCACAGGGGACAACCATTCGCATTGGGTCATTTACCCTGGTGCTACGCGGCGACAATCTGGTGGTACTTGATCAGGGCAATCAAATTCGTCTGGATGCTGAGAATCTGGTCATCAAAGGGCGTCTGGATGGCGTTTCCCTGGCAATTGAACCAGGGCAATTTGTGGCTTTGGTGGGGGGAAGCGGAACGGGTAAATCCACGTTGCTGAAGACTTTATTGGGGATTGAGAAGACGGCTAAAGGTGCGGTGTATCTCAATGGCGACAATTTGCAGAAAAACTTTAATATGTACCGCACGCAAATTGGTTATGTGCCCCAAGATGATATTTTGCACCGAGATTTGACGGTGGTAGAGGTGCTGACTTATGCGGCGGCGCTGCGACTTCCGCCGGATACGGATGTGTCACAGGTGGTGCAAAAAACTCTAACTGATATTGAAATGTCCGATCGCCAAGATGCCTTAATCAAACATCTCAGCGGCGGTCAGCGCAAGCGAGTCAGCATTGGGGTAGAACTTTTAGCCGATCCAAAGCTGTTTTTCTTAGACGAACCGACTTCGGGACTCGACCCTGGTTTGGATAAGAAGATGATGCAGATGTTGCGGAGATTAGCGGATCAGGGACGCACGATTATTTTAGTCACTCATGCGACGGCGAATATCAAAATGTGCGATCGCGTTGCTTTTCTCGGTCGCGGCGGACGACTTTGCTACTATGGCATCCCGGAGGACGCGCTGAAATTTTTTGGAGTGACAACGGATAATTTTGCCGATATTTACACGCAACTGGATAAGGAGAAAGAAGAAGAAACGGAAGCCATCGTTCAACAATACGCGAATCAGTTTCGCCAATCGCCCGATTATCAACGCTACATTGCAAATTCCCTCGGTGCTGGCAGTCATACGCCACAAAACGCCAGTTCACCTCCCCAAAAAGCCAGTATCTCTCCGTGGAAGCAATTAGCTTTGCTGAGTGGGCGCTACTTGAAGATGATAAGACGCGATCGCATCTATCTCGCCTTATCTCTTCTAACTTCTCCCATCGGTATCGCCTTGATTCCCCTAGCAATTGGTGGGAAAAACCCTCTCATTCTTAGTAGCGAATCCGATCCTGCCCTTGCACCTTTAGCGCTGCGAGTATTATTTGTATTTACCTGCGCTGCGATTTGGGTCGGACTTTCCAGTTCTTTGCAAGAAATTGTCAAAGAATCTGCGATTTACCTGCGAGAAAGATTGGTCAATTTAGGGTTAATCCCTTATCTTGCTTCAAAAACATTTGTTCTTTCCGCGCTAGCCTTATTGCAAACCTTGCTGATTTCAGCAGTAATTCTGATTGGTTTCAAATCTCCGCAACCTGAATTGATACCTTGGTCTTTAGGATTTGCAGTAAATACCTTTTTGACGCTTGTTACTAGCATGAGTTTAGGCTTACTGGTTTCATCCCTTGCCAAAAATAGCAGGCAAGCGAATAGTGCTTTACCTTTACTTTTGCTACCTCAAATTATCTTTTCCGGGGTTTTATTTAAGATAGAAGGAATTGCCAGTAAAATTTCCTGGTTGATGTTAAGTCGGTGGTCGATTGGTGGTTACGGTTCTTTGGTCAATGTCAATGCAATGGTTCCCGATCCGATATTTTTACCGAATGGTACGCTTGCGCCGATGCCGTTTGATAAAACGCCTATTTACGATCCAACGTGGCAGAATTTAGGGTTAAATTGGGGAATTTTGTTGCTGCACGCGGTAGTCTATTTAACAATCAATTTTTGGGTACAAAAGCGGAAGGATATATTTTAATCCTTAACCCGTTCAAACGCTAGCGATTTAAATCGCCCAGCTTAAGCAAAAATCAACTAAAGTAGACTGAAAAATACTATTTGTAAACAATGTCGCTACAAGCATTTGTTATATTTTGCTGTCGCTTTAACCAAGCAGAAATAATTAGAATTCTCCCAAAGTTAACGATGAAAATATTTAACATTTCCTGGCAGCAGACGGATTGTGTTCGTGCAAATCTGCATCCCAAATACTGATGTAAATAACATCACAATCTTGGCGGACAATCATACCTTTTAAAGAGCCTTGAGTAAAAGTGTAAGAACTCCTCCGACGCTGTTGCACCTGTTTTAGTCCCTGTTTAGTATAATTGTTGGCTCCACCTGTTAATAATCCGTCTAAAGTCGTCTCCACAACTTGAGGATCTACTGTTGGGTAAAAGGAGGCTTCAGTTTGGCGAAGACGACCGGAATTCCGATCGAATAAGTAGCCAAGATCGATCTGATTTGGCACTAAGTTATAGACGACAGCGCGGGTTCTCCAAGCACCACTCACATCTCTATTTGGAGTGCCGAGGGATGCTTGGATAGTGCTTCTTGATGTACCGACGGGAAATGTGGGAACGCTCGAAACTGGACGATTTGGATTCGGGTTATTGTTTTGGGGTACGGGTGCAGGTTCGGGAGTTCGCACAGGTTCAGGCGATCGCGCGGGTTCTGGTGTTGCAGATTGAACAGGTGCTGGTTCGGGAGTTCGCGCTGGTTCGGGTTCGGGCGATCGCTCCGATCTTGGTGTCGGAGATTCAGCAATAACCGGCGGAGGCGTCGCTTCGTCCTGTCTTGTCGGTGAATCAGGTGATGGAGAGGGCGATGTCTCCAGAGGCCGATTTCTTTCAGGGGTGCGTTCTGTTTCTCTGGCGGTTGGTTCTGATGTTGGTGAAGAGGACGCGACGGGAGACGGTGATTCGGGTGATTTGCTGAAAAATCGGGTAAGACCGACAATAGCACCCACCAAGGTCAATCCACCCAAAATGCCGATTAGCAAAGGATTCCATCGCCGTCCTTGACCAACTACAGGCGCAGGGTTTGGAGGGGTATGCGGCAAATTGACGGGCGCAGGCGAAACGTTCCTCCCACCACCCGGAGACACCGCAACGGTTGCCATATTAGACACTCCAGCACCCCCAGCAGAAGCCACCGTTGGAGTTGCACCCGATTGTAAAGCATCGAGCATTTCTCTGGAAGTGGAATAGCGATCGCGCGGATGCGACTGAATCGCCTTATCCAAGACAGCAACAAAACCCGGACTAACATTCGCTGCGGACTGATGCCACAAAATCTCCCCCGTTCGCGGATCGGTTGGTAAATCTTGCGGTAGTTTCCCCGTGAGTAGATAAATCGCCGTCAGCGCCAAACTATATATGTCGCTGGCGAAGACGGGTTGCCCGACTCCCTGTTCCGGCGGCATAAATCCCGGCGTGCCAATTACAATCGAGGCGGGAGCATTCCCTGGATGCACCGCCGCACCCATACTTTCCTTAACGGCACCAAAATCAATCAATACCGGCTTCCCATCCCGTTGCCGGATAATAATATTGTCCGGTTTGATATCCCGGTGAATGATGCCCTTGCTGTGGATATAATCCAAGACAGGCAGCAGACTGACAAGTATCTCCTTAACTTGACTTTCAGGCACTAACCCCTGAGTTTGCACCTTTTTGGTCAGGGTTTTCCCTTCAATCAATTCCTGCACCAGGTGAAACTGCCCAGCTTCCGAAAAGTAGGCGTACAACTTGGGAATTTGATCGCTACCTTCACCCATCGCCTCTAAAATAGCCGCTTCCCGTTGGAATCGATCTTGCGCCATCTGGAACATCTGGGGATTGTTTGCCATTGGCTTGAGCTGTTTAATTACGCAGCGACGCCGTGACGGCATATGAGTATCTTCTGCCAGAAAGGTGTTACCAAATCCACCACTTCCCAGCGTCTGGATAATGCGATAGCGATTGTTCAACAGGTGTGGATTCATGGGATGTTAGGGCGGTCGGGGTTACTTGGTGCAAGGATTGTAGAAGACTTGCGATTATGGCGTCCTTACTTTAGGTCTAGTAAGCCACTTTCTTTTAACTTTGGATTAAAGCGGAGTTCCTCTTGAACCCCACGAGTTTTGAGCTGTTGAAAAATTTCTTCTTCAACGCGCCTTGCTACATTTTTTAACAGCTTCCCTTGCCCGACTTCATCCATCGCTGGACTTGTAAACTTAGTTTGTTCCTCAGCGGTCATGGCTCGTTTTGCATCAATCGGATCGTTCCATGCAGCTTGTTCGGAACCATTACCGGGAGGGACGGCACCATTTTCTTCAATCCAGGCATTCCGAATGCTCTCTAGCAGGGTACGGTTTGGGCGATCGCTAGTATGTGCTTTTAGCCAATAGCAGCGTTCGTGTTGACGTACTAAATGTTGCTTGAGACTGAGATTGATATCGCGGGAATAGTTGATCAGTTGCAGCACTTTCTCTCGATCGAATATTGCGTATACGCCAATTTTTCCCTGAAATTTCTCTGGTAAATGTCCGGTTTCGTCGAGGTAAGGGATATATTCTAGGCTGGCAAGAGATGGAATATCGCTTTCAGAAGTCATCGGTATTTTTTGAGTTATTTATTTGACTTTTTGATAATCTCACAGAGGTGGCTTGAACAAATTCCGGAAAAAAATATTGCTCTTGAATTTATCCCTAAATTTAGATTTAGGCTTAAGCTCAGAGGTTCTTCCTTTAGGTGTCATCTTACTGCCAAAAAAGCGCTAAAAATAATTAACCTTATCTCTACACTTCTGCGCTCACGCTTCACAAGCTTAGTGAAGGATAATGCACCTTCACTATCTTAAAGCGTCTGGAGCAGCGAACGTTGCCGCGCTAACAAGAATTAAATGATACAGTTGCTCTATCCGGCAGAAGATTGGAATTATTAGAATAAATAGTAAGTATGGCTACCAGGGAGATTGGCAGAATTGAATACGCAAGGCAAATGGATCTGTGATGGTGTACCGAAAAACAACAATCAACAGTACCCAAGCAATGAAGCCCATCCACCCCAGGAAAATCACGGGCCAGACTGTATTGTTTGCGGCTTGCCTAGAGAGGCAATGAATCCTCAGAAAAGCCAGAAAACGGTCATCTCTAAGCCGCCCGGTTCTAAGCCTTCACTTCTGCTGCCAATCCTGATTCTGCTGGGGATTCTGGCGGCACTGGCGGGGGGATTTGGCTTGTATAAACTGACACAGGGAAATAAACAACCGGCAATCGTTGCGTCTCCTGAGACTCAATCTCCCACCGCTAGCGACAATGCACCCACGGAAACTGCCGATCCGCAAGCGATCGCAAGCGATACCGCTAATAATGCCGAGTTGATCAGTCAAGGCGAGAAAATCCTGTTAAAGGATGCAACAAATTCCCAAAAAACAGCCGCCGCAGTCGCGTTTGCCCAGAAAAATTGGGAGGAAGCGATCGCGCAATATCAACAAGCGGTTAGCGTCAACCCCAACGATCCCGAAAGCAAAATTTACCTGAATAACGCCAAAGCCAAAAAAGCCGGAAATCCTCTGACAATGGCAGTCGTAGTCCCCATCACCCCCAGTCCGGACACGGCGAAGGAAGTTCTCCGGGGTGTGGGACAAGCACAAGACGAGTTTAACCAGTCTCCGGCGACACCCGGACGCTTATTAGAAGTCGTGATTGTCAACGATGTTGACCCGGTAAAAGCGGTTTCCTTGGCGCAAGACCTTACCAAGTCACCGAATATTTTAGGCGTTTTGGGACATGGGGTAGATAATGGCTCTCAGCAAGCGATTGCCATGTACGAACAAGCTGGATTAACCGTCCTTTCTCCCATCAGCACTAGCATTACTCCCGGTTCTGGCGGTCAGTCTACCTTGCAAACCATCCCCCTCGCCAAAAAAGCCAACGAGTTGCTGGGTACTTATCTGCAAACCGTCGGCACCACCTTAGCAAAATATACCGCTGCAAAGTCCTCCGCGCCGTCTGTGGTGGTTTTTTATAACGCCGATAGTCCTTACAGTCAGCAATTAAAGCAGCAGTTCACCACCGCTTTATCTAAAGTAAATGGCAAAGTTGTTAAGGAAGTAGATGTCACGGGTGCCAACTTCAATGCTGCTACTGAGATTCAGAATGCAACTGCGGCGGGGGCGAAAATTGGTTTCTTGGCACTCAGTAAGAATAAAGTAGATCGAGCCGTTGCGATTGCCAAAGCCAATCCCACAGGGACGCAAGGGTTACAGTTAATTGGCGGAGATGAACTGTATAACCCAACAATTCTCACTTCTGGCGGCGACGCGATTAAAGGCATTGTGCTGGCAGTTCCCTGGAGTTCTCAACCGAACGATCCCTTCGCTAACCAAGCTGCCACGATTTGGAAAGGACGTGTCAGTTGGCGCACCGCTACCGCTTATGATGCGACGAAAGCTTTAACGTCTGCTTTTAGCCAAAATCCTTCTCGGTCAGGCGTATCTCAACTGCTGAATCAAGGAGTGCCCATTAGCGGCACTGCTACCGATTTTAATGTTCTCAATGAAGTTCCGCTTGTGCAAGCCGCGCCTGGTTCTAATGGCCCGCCGGGATCTAAGTATGAATTTAACCCGATTTAGAAGAGAACGAACCGCCAAGGACGCAGAGGACGCAGAGGGAAGGGAGGAGAGAGAGGAGAGAGGAGTTTTTGGGTTGATTGCAGTCCGGAGTTGGTAGTTGAAGGACTGTAGTTTATAGTTTGTTTTTGCTTGTCATGAGTCGTTGTTAATGACTCATGATTCATGACCAATTTACAACAGGGTTCTAAGTGAGTCGTTCTCGTCGCGGTTTGTGGTTGTATCCGTTATTCCAGATTCCGTTGATGTTGCTGGGAGCGTGTATAGTCGTGACGGCACTCATCTGGCTGTTAGGATTAGGTAGGCCGCCAGTAGCAGTTGCGATCGCTCTCGACCTCAGCAGCAGCACTTACAGTACGGAGTTTAACGCCCCAGGTACAGTTATGTATCAGGAAGTCGCAGCGGTGCGGTCGTATTTGCAACAAAACGCCCAGCAGTTGAGAAACAAAAACCAGATACAGGTTTTGGGATTTGGGGGAGTTGTGCGATCGCTTACGGGTGATTTTAAAACAGACAGTCAACAAGTGGACGCCGAATTAACTCAAGCTTTGGCAAATCCCGATCTCCCTCAACTGGTCGCGAACAATACGACAGATATTAACTTA
Protein-coding sequences here:
- a CDS encoding protein kinase encodes the protein MNPHLLNNRYRIIQTLGSGGFGNTFLAEDTHMPSRRRCVIKQLKPMANNPQMFQMAQDRFQREAAILEAMGEGSDQIPKLYAYFSEAGQFHLVQELIEGKTLTKKVQTQGLVPESQVKEILVSLLPVLDYIHSKGIIHRDIKPDNIIIRQRDGKPVLIDFGAVKESMGAAVHPGNAPASIVIGTPGFMPPEQGVGQPVFASDIYSLALTAIYLLTGKLPQDLPTDPRTGEILWHQSAANVSPGFVAVLDKAIQSHPRDRYSTSREMLDALQSGATPTVASAGGAGVSNMATVAVSPGGGRNVSPAPVNLPHTPPNPAPVVGQGRRWNPLLIGILGGLTLVGAIVGLTRFFSKSPESPSPVASSSPTSEPTARETERTPERNRPLETSPSPSPDSPTRQDEATPPPVIAESPTPRSERSPEPEPARTPEPAPVQSATPEPARSPEPVRTPEPAPVPQNNNPNPNRPVSSVPTFPVGTSRSTIQASLGTPNRDVSGAWRTRAVVYNLVPNQIDLGYLFDRNSGRLRQTEASFYPTVDPQVVETTLDGLLTGGANNYTKQGLKQVQQRRRSSYTFTQGSLKGMIVRQDCDVIYISIWDADLHEHNPSAARKC
- a CDS encoding ATP-binding cassette domain-containing protein, giving the protein MTTQPGQRTVISTNPYLVLNNQGQILPPLELTADRHILGRDRAFADLIVPDDWRVISACQAVLHRDGDDYYIYDGDGRKPSTNKLFVDHRLITPTEGYRLENGIEIQIGQNPQNLIQLRYFNPSSAKMLTPPRPVSLKNRSVEIGRDANATMQLDSPIVSRRHATIDTDSQGRYILQDRSTNGVFINGQRVTGSAVLSQGTTIRIGSFTLVLRGDNLVVLDQGNQIRLDAENLVIKGRLDGVSLAIEPGQFVALVGGSGTGKSTLLKTLLGIEKTAKGAVYLNGDNLQKNFNMYRTQIGYVPQDDILHRDLTVVEVLTYAAALRLPPDTDVSQVVQKTLTDIEMSDRQDALIKHLSGGQRKRVSIGVELLADPKLFFLDEPTSGLDPGLDKKMMQMLRRLADQGRTIILVTHATANIKMCDRVAFLGRGGRLCYYGIPEDALKFFGVTTDNFADIYTQLDKEKEEETEAIVQQYANQFRQSPDYQRYIANSLGAGSHTPQNASSPPQKASISPWKQLALLSGRYLKMIRRDRIYLALSLLTSPIGIALIPLAIGGKNPLILSSESDPALAPLALRVLFVFTCAAIWVGLSSSLQEIVKESAIYLRERLVNLGLIPYLASKTFVLSALALLQTLLISAVILIGFKSPQPELIPWSLGFAVNTFLTLVTSMSLGLLVSSLAKNSRQANSALPLLLLPQIIFSGVLFKIEGIASKISWLMLSRWSIGGYGSLVNVNAMVPDPIFLPNGTLAPMPFDKTPIYDPTWQNLGLNWGILLLHAVVYLTINFWVQKRKDIF
- a CDS encoding IMS domain-containing protein gives rise to the protein MPTLLDNRYRIIQTLGAGGFGETFLAEDIHMPSGRRCVIKLLKPVTNNPQVYQLIKDRFQREAAILEELGEGNHQIPRLYAYFAAGDQFYLVQEWIEGETLAQMVQQQGSLSENSVREILVNLLPVLDYVHHKGIVHRDIKPANVIVRKRDTKPVLIDFGAVKETMGTIVNSEGRTISSIVIGTPGFMPSEQAIGRPLFSSDLYSLGLTAIYLLTGKLPQSLNIDRDSGEILWRQYALNVSASLLAVLDKAIQSHPSDRYKNVQEMLDALQTPVSPIPPTVPYIPPLVVSPPPENTYQPSTVPSYPPEVASLQTTAVSSSQPVATRTISDSRDWQKAVILGSAIGIVILGGILFKTGKLPSFLTNRPPNLENTQQAQQEAVTLINRWVNSKRKIFAPPFNRELAAELTTGQLYENTVGEGGSMAWLENNNAYYQYGVQKVGDIEKFTVDGDRATIEIRVTEERTLYKNGNIDPNETDFKTRLVRYTLQSVDSKWKILEYKTIREIQ
- a CDS encoding ABC transporter substrate-binding protein is translated as MNTQGKWICDGVPKNNNQQYPSNEAHPPQENHGPDCIVCGLPREAMNPQKSQKTVISKPPGSKPSLLLPILILLGILAALAGGFGLYKLTQGNKQPAIVASPETQSPTASDNAPTETADPQAIASDTANNAELISQGEKILLKDATNSQKTAAAVAFAQKNWEEAIAQYQQAVSVNPNDPESKIYLNNAKAKKAGNPLTMAVVVPITPSPDTAKEVLRGVGQAQDEFNQSPATPGRLLEVVIVNDVDPVKAVSLAQDLTKSPNILGVLGHGVDNGSQQAIAMYEQAGLTVLSPISTSITPGSGGQSTLQTIPLAKKANELLGTYLQTVGTTLAKYTAAKSSAPSVVVFYNADSPYSQQLKQQFTTALSKVNGKVVKEVDVTGANFNAATEIQNATAAGAKIGFLALSKNKVDRAVAIAKANPTGTQGLQLIGGDELYNPTILTSGGDAIKGIVLAVPWSSQPNDPFANQAATIWKGRVSWRTATAYDATKALTSAFSQNPSRSGVSQLLNQGVPISGTATDFNVLNEVPLVQAAPGSNGPPGSKYEFNPI
- a CDS encoding GIY-YIG nuclease family protein, translated to MTSESDIPSLASLEYIPYLDETGHLPEKFQGKIGVYAIFDREKVLQLINYSRDINLSLKQHLVRQHERCYWLKAHTSDRPNRTLLESIRNAWIEENGAVPPGNGSEQAAWNDPIDAKRAMTAEEQTKFTSPAMDEVGQGKLLKNVARRVEEEIFQQLKTRGVQEELRFNPKLKESGLLDLK
- a CDS encoding serine hydrolase — protein: MGQQPQPKPNKRAQQIAKFKARRAARAHQVKRRVRRLRFAALAIASATIFTTCGLRLNRLVTQRPAVVSEQLNSTLPVLPPWAKTALLPLPSRLPGRNPSQLVYNVKTPPNFKQSQELEEIVDDVVKLATEKDLPIKPLSITLINVKTGEIAGYKQDTLRYPASVIKMFWMVALYAQIENGIWADEGAFSLYVSKMIKESDNEAASFILDLLTDTQSRSKIENDEEFKIWLDKRQQVNQFFRGAGYKGINISQKTFPVPYLRLPEPLEIDLQMRGAPKDPIRNKITTDQAARLLYEMCGTGQAVSSAASEKMCGWLRRDLRPEMRTQESKTWGDFNPIQEFFGEALSDVDIDFYSKAGWTSFSRQEAAFVATRDGSTVYILTVFGDDAAYAQNKTIFPKMSRLVFDRMVARNSP